A portion of the Lysinibacillus timonensis genome contains these proteins:
- the spoIIP gene encoding stage II sporulation protein P translates to MLKQFQILIAFLVFFFVLPIIAGLLPFPNNAKIEYPQEQQQQVVYAASNVTATDVSQPLNPFDVLLYFTHSHETYKPFVEDASGKVAVYDDQTNLFSMQDMFENYFQLNGLTPKTLDVDVMKVMESNGLPFHKAYDAVRPYVSKELQQNEYDLVLDIHRDALAGDATTLTHNNVTYAKIAFVIGAENPNYKSNLAYASALSESLNKIIPNISRGVIEKKGEGVDGVYNQDLSKQLLVVEVGGIDNTEDEVYRTISILAQAISKTFVTNEL, encoded by the coding sequence ATGTTAAAACAATTTCAAATTCTAATTGCTTTTCTAGTTTTCTTTTTTGTTTTACCAATTATTGCAGGACTTTTACCATTCCCTAACAATGCAAAAATTGAATATCCGCAAGAACAACAACAACAAGTTGTCTATGCAGCAAGTAATGTAACCGCTACTGACGTTTCTCAACCTTTAAATCCATTTGACGTTTTGTTATATTTCACGCATTCACACGAAACGTATAAACCTTTTGTTGAAGACGCAAGTGGAAAAGTTGCTGTATATGATGATCAGACAAATTTATTTTCTATGCAAGATATGTTTGAAAATTATTTTCAACTAAATGGATTAACTCCTAAAACGCTAGATGTTGACGTAATGAAAGTTATGGAAAGTAACGGTTTGCCTTTCCATAAAGCATATGATGCAGTTCGTCCTTATGTATCTAAAGAATTGCAACAGAATGAATATGATCTAGTTTTAGATATTCACCGTGATGCGCTTGCTGGGGATGCAACTACACTAACACATAATAACGTCACATACGCTAAGATTGCATTTGTTATAGGTGCTGAAAATCCAAACTATAAGTCAAATTTAGCTTATGCATCTGCTTTAAGCGAATCGTTAAATAAAATAATACCCAATATTTCTCGAGGTGTAATTGAGAAAAAGGGCGAGGGCGTAGACGGGGTATATAATCAAGATTTATCGAAACAATTGTTAGTAGTAGAAGTTGGTGGAATCGATAATACAGAAGATGAAGTTTATCGTACGATCTCGATTTTAGCTCAAGCAATATCAAAAACTTTTGTCACAAATGAACTTTAA
- the gpr gene encoding GPR endopeptidase: MAEIEVNWSRTDLIDETAEVVAHQTKQQKEKLEKTSGVVIEEFKENRVKVTKVTVDEQGQKEIGKKEGTYVTLSVPTLTIDDDHGFDELKKSFIKYLDEVHKEVDIQKDSKVLVIGLGNKTITPDAVGPFAIDAMQAENTDNPSEHFIMYAPGVTGQTGFETSDFIHALVQKINPALVLVIDALATRGSERLCKTIQITDTGIHPGSGVGNQRTEVSKEVFGVPVTAIGIPTVVDATVIIADAVEKVFRSIAARVQEKEKPSSKLSVTSWTPDPNARVDLNVVKPIFGEWSTWSSEDRLQLFEEVLSSHPERLIVTPKEVDVWITKYSLLVSESLFEWMEHKVK, encoded by the coding sequence ATGGCAGAAATAGAAGTGAATTGGAGTAGAACCGATCTTATAGACGAGACCGCAGAAGTTGTTGCTCATCAGACCAAGCAGCAAAAAGAAAAGCTAGAGAAAACGAGCGGTGTTGTCATTGAGGAATTTAAGGAGAATCGGGTCAAGGTAACTAAAGTTACTGTTGATGAGCAAGGGCAAAAAGAAATAGGAAAAAAAGAAGGGACTTACGTAACACTGTCAGTTCCAACATTAACAATAGATGATGATCATGGGTTTGATGAACTTAAAAAATCTTTTATTAAATATTTAGATGAAGTTCATAAAGAAGTTGACATTCAGAAGGATAGTAAAGTTCTCGTCATTGGACTAGGCAATAAAACGATTACACCAGATGCAGTTGGACCATTTGCAATTGATGCTATGCAGGCCGAAAATACTGATAATCCGAGTGAACATTTTATAATGTATGCGCCAGGCGTTACTGGACAAACAGGTTTTGAAACGAGTGATTTTATCCACGCATTAGTACAAAAAATTAATCCGGCTTTAGTTTTAGTAATCGATGCACTGGCAACACGAGGATCTGAACGTTTATGTAAAACTATTCAAATTACAGATACGGGTATTCATCCGGGCTCAGGGGTTGGCAATCAACGTACTGAAGTATCTAAAGAGGTATTTGGCGTACCGGTAACTGCAATCGGTATACCAACAGTTGTTGATGCCACAGTTATTATCGCGGATGCAGTCGAAAAAGTATTTAGATCTATAGCTGCAAGAGTTCAGGAGAAAGAAAAACCGTCTAGTAAACTTTCTGTTACATCTTGGACTCCAGATCCGAATGCAAGAGTCGATTTAAATGTTGTGAAACCCATCTTTGGAGAATGGTCTACATGGTCATCAGAAGATCGTCTTCAATTATTTGAGGAGGTTTTATCATCTCATCCAGAAAGGCTCATCGTGACTCCTAAAGAGGTTGACGTTTGGATTACGAAGTATTCACTACTTGTAAGTGAAAGTTTGTTTGAATGGATGGAGCACAAAGTAAAGTAA
- the rpsT gene encoding 30S ribosomal protein S20 codes for MPNIKSAIKRVKVAEKANAANSQAKSAMRTTVKKAEQALANNAENAQELVLAAHKALDTAASKGLIHKNAASRKKSRLAKKAN; via the coding sequence ATGCCAAATATTAAATCTGCAATTAAACGTGTTAAAGTTGCTGAAAAAGCAAACGCTGCAAATTCTCAAGCAAAATCTGCTATGCGTACAACTGTAAAAAAAGCTGAACAAGCTTTAGCTAACAATGCAGAAAACGCACAAGAATTAGTTTTAGCAGCACACAAAGCTCTTGATACAGCGGCTTCTAAAGGCCTTATCCATAAAAATGCGGCTAGCCGTAAAAAGTCACGTTTAGCTAAAAAAGCTAACTAA
- the holA gene encoding DNA polymerase III subunit delta, with protein sequence MFTKVWNDIKNGKIAPIYCLVGEETYFIDETVSRLKKALSKTEDVEVTTFDMEESPVDFVMDEADTFPFFSERKLVVAKNASFLKAAEKGKEKIDHNITRLENWLKNPPEFAVTVFIAPYEKLDERKKITKQMKQSSVLIVSETLQANDLNVWIQSEVTRYGKSIQDKAIDKLVEMVGTNMLQLQMEIEKICLYLGEDTQITISLVENLVAKTLEHDAFKMLNAYLTHHNAEAIQIYHDLLRQKQEPIMLVGLLASNIRTMNNIYYLQKKGYHPTQIAKQLKIHPYRVKLIVEQKNRPSEERLLKALHKLSEIDLMLKSVSGHRERFLEMFLMKAL encoded by the coding sequence ATGTTTACAAAAGTATGGAATGATATTAAAAATGGAAAAATTGCTCCTATCTATTGTCTTGTTGGTGAAGAAACGTATTTTATCGATGAAACTGTTAGCAGACTAAAGAAAGCATTAAGTAAAACTGAAGATGTGGAAGTTACCACTTTTGATATGGAAGAATCACCTGTCGATTTTGTAATGGATGAAGCAGATACATTTCCTTTCTTTTCAGAGCGGAAATTAGTTGTAGCAAAAAATGCATCTTTTTTAAAGGCTGCTGAAAAGGGTAAAGAAAAAATTGACCATAATATAACCCGTTTAGAAAATTGGCTTAAAAACCCGCCAGAATTTGCTGTAACTGTTTTTATTGCGCCATATGAGAAACTAGACGAGCGAAAAAAAATTACGAAACAAATGAAACAGAGTAGTGTTTTAATAGTATCTGAAACACTTCAGGCAAATGATTTAAACGTATGGATTCAAAGCGAAGTAACTCGTTACGGAAAATCCATACAAGACAAAGCAATTGATAAGCTTGTCGAAATGGTTGGCACCAACATGTTGCAATTACAAATGGAAATAGAAAAAATATGTCTTTATTTAGGTGAGGATACTCAAATAACCATTTCACTAGTAGAGAATTTAGTTGCAAAAACCCTAGAACATGATGCATTTAAAATGCTTAATGCTTATTTAACACATCATAACGCTGAAGCAATTCAAATTTATCATGATTTATTAAGACAAAAGCAAGAACCGATTATGCTTGTTGGATTACTTGCTTCAAATATTAGAACGATGAATAATATTTATTATTTGCAAAAGAAAGGTTATCATCCTACACAAATTGCAAAGCAACTAAAAATACATCCGTATCGAGTGAAACTGATAGTGGAACAAAAAAATCGTCCCAGTGAGGAACGGTTATTAAAAGCTTTACATAAATTGTCAGAGATTGACTTAATGTTAAAGTCTGTAAGTGGACATAGAGAACGTTTCTTAGAAATGTTTTTAATGAAAGCATTATAA
- a CDS encoding YqzM family protein: MAHNTDNFVTHNPFEGENGASMRNDAIDAGVGFAVSFAFFTVMFIIATIIGAVA; encoded by the coding sequence ATGGCACATAATACTGATAACTTTGTTACACATAATCCATTTGAAGGTGAAAATGGAGCTTCAATGCGTAATGATGCAATTGATGCAGGGGTAGGTTTTGCTGTTTCTTTTGCTTTCTTTACGGTAATGTTTATTATTGCAACAATTATTGGTGCAGTAGCTTAA
- a CDS encoding DNA internalization-related competence protein ComEC/Rec2 — protein sequence MLTHKWIFYALSVLVASIAAHESARFLIFLGVVVIIGLLKRILLVHCLAIIVLGIGTFIIFSIELKHLERPLELPALLTWTDQYKINGSSLRGFMTDKEGRRIYVVYEFRDGKEKKTYESIPLVGQQYHVYGSISEPTLPAHQYAFNMISYLRSKGAIGILEIEDWTYVENELNLMQKISYQRFILKEHIEKTFPESLIAEAQSLLIGYQENVDGDVTRAYQKLGITHLFAISGLHIAIISFIFFQGLLRLGVRRELATMLLIIILPVYAVLAGGAPSVWRAVTVVELVLLTKLKWKMPINDALAISFILFVLLEPWSIYQIGFQLSYLATISLLYSTTLLSSTRSWLVQSFLITFVCQLIVYPLLLFHFYELSLSSFVVNIFFVPLFSFIITPVNIILLLSTCFPEFLSKALFFCYEPLRECLQLSISWLQSLPNQMWISGKPSIFFICLLYVSVFIVFYMLDIRAKLWKVLAALFVPIIVLYIHNVYFYQLKISFVNVGQGDCIVIELPFREEVYVIDTGGVLRFGQEDWRQPDEPYEVGRQVVVPYLKGKGIHHIDKLILTHADSDHVEGAEEIVKEISVGEIHITPGAYLNEQLQILIEEAKQLDIPIKEQMAGVHWNVGHYSFQYLWPNENVYEGNNDSLVLYITNGNFQALLTGDLEEEGEFMIMKLYPQIEKIDLLKAGHHGSNTSSSEQFVQKMFPNLTIFSTGKNNRYGHPHKEVMERFHSLGLMTLNTAELGTIEVNVQEDKLEMFYSNRLFNVKKKALSN from the coding sequence CAATTGAATTAAAACATCTTGAGAGACCTTTAGAGTTGCCGGCGTTGTTAACTTGGACAGACCAGTATAAAATTAATGGATCTTCGTTAAGAGGCTTTATGACAGATAAGGAAGGGCGTAGAATTTACGTTGTTTATGAGTTTAGAGATGGGAAAGAAAAGAAGACGTATGAGTCCATTCCATTAGTTGGTCAGCAATATCATGTATATGGTAGTATAAGTGAACCAACTCTACCTGCGCATCAGTATGCATTTAATATGATTAGCTATTTAAGAAGTAAAGGTGCGATAGGTATATTAGAGATAGAGGATTGGACTTATGTTGAAAATGAATTAAACCTAATGCAAAAAATAAGTTATCAACGGTTTATTTTAAAAGAACATATTGAAAAAACCTTCCCTGAATCATTAATAGCTGAAGCACAAAGCCTATTAATAGGCTACCAAGAAAACGTAGATGGAGATGTTACAAGGGCGTATCAAAAATTGGGGATAACCCATTTATTCGCTATTTCTGGTCTTCATATTGCGATTATTTCCTTTATATTTTTTCAAGGGCTGCTTCGACTAGGTGTTCGAAGAGAGCTAGCTACTATGTTATTAATTATTATTCTGCCCGTATATGCAGTTTTAGCAGGAGGTGCGCCTTCTGTTTGGAGAGCAGTTACTGTTGTAGAACTAGTTTTATTAACAAAACTAAAATGGAAAATGCCGATTAATGACGCCCTAGCAATTAGTTTTATTTTATTTGTACTACTTGAACCTTGGTCAATTTATCAAATTGGCTTTCAGTTATCTTATTTGGCAACAATTAGCTTACTTTATTCTACTACTTTACTAAGCTCTACCCGATCTTGGTTAGTGCAATCATTCCTTATTACTTTTGTATGTCAATTGATTGTTTATCCTCTATTACTGTTTCATTTCTACGAACTAAGTTTGTCTTCATTTGTTGTAAATATCTTCTTTGTTCCACTTTTTTCATTTATTATTACACCAGTCAATATTATCTTGCTACTTTCAACATGCTTTCCAGAGTTTCTTTCGAAGGCCTTATTCTTTTGTTATGAACCTCTTCGTGAATGCTTGCAGTTGTCAATTAGTTGGCTACAATCATTACCAAATCAAATGTGGATATCCGGAAAGCCATCTATATTTTTTATTTGCTTATTATACGTCAGTGTATTTATAGTTTTCTACATGTTAGATATACGGGCGAAGCTTTGGAAAGTATTAGCCGCTTTATTCGTTCCTATTATAGTACTTTATATTCATAATGTTTACTTTTATCAATTGAAAATCTCATTTGTTAATGTAGGGCAAGGTGACTGTATCGTTATCGAATTACCGTTTAGGGAAGAGGTTTACGTGATAGATACTGGAGGAGTTTTACGATTTGGGCAAGAAGATTGGAGACAGCCAGATGAACCGTATGAAGTAGGTCGACAAGTTGTCGTTCCTTATCTAAAGGGGAAAGGAATACATCATATAGATAAGTTGATATTAACACACGCTGATAGTGACCATGTGGAAGGTGCTGAGGAAATAGTAAAAGAAATATCTGTGGGCGAAATTCATATAACACCTGGAGCTTATCTAAATGAACAGTTGCAGATATTAATTGAGGAAGCTAAACAGCTTGATATTCCAATTAAAGAGCAAATGGCAGGTGTTCACTGGAATGTTGGACACTATTCATTTCAATATTTATGGCCAAATGAAAATGTGTATGAAGGGAATAATGATTCTCTCGTTTTGTATATAACAAATGGTAATTTTCAAGCATTATTGACAGGTGATTTAGAGGAGGAGGGGGAGTTCATGATTATGAAACTTTATCCTCAAATAGAAAAGATCGATCTGTTGAAAGCCGGGCACCATGGTAGTAATACATCAAGTAGCGAGCAATTTGTTCAAAAAATGTTTCCGAATCTGACGATATTTAGTACTGGGAAGAACAACCGATATGGTCATCCTCATAAGGAAGTAATGGAGAGATTCCATTCATTAGGATTAATGACTTTAAATACTGCGGAGCTTGGGACGATTGAAGTAAACGTACAAGAAGATAAATTAGAAATGTTTTATAGTAATAGATTATTTAATGTAAAGAAAAAAGCTTTGTCAAATTAG